From the genome of Lotus japonicus ecotype B-129 chromosome 6, LjGifu_v1.2, one region includes:
- the LOC130725274 gene encoding protein MAIN-LIKE 1-like, whose amino-acid sequence MTLFCDKSNTSVSVAYLELFRDISLAGQYAWGAAALAYLYGQLGEACKKTGRTVAGFAGVGICTFSWVLFERKEFPQYKAGMPVARRWLAFRGTKKVDQKRLNLDNFPAGGVIWRPYMDHYVHRSFEHVSLYSGFIRFSGSVYPYLPERVSRQFGIVQSKPRAPPSKVSCEDCDAMWMDWRNHTIRGRYVDYPHECDTEYNDWYKQHSHPFMIPEELRVDRWSFLEGQFALLSTYSTVAIDPETVGAPAEGTAMWDVVHTMHSIIQKTLEGPEEPKQRRKKRSASGVGTSADYE is encoded by the exons ATGACTCTCTTTTGTGATAAGAGTAACACGTCTGTCAGTGTTGCCTATCTTGAGCTTTTCAGGGATATTAGCTTGGCTGGTCAGTATGCATGGGGTGCGGCGGCGTTGGCATATTTGTATGGTCAGTTAGGGGAGGCTTGCAAAAAGACTGGGAGGACAGTTGCTGG ATTTGCAGGCGTGGGTATATGCACGTTTTCCTGGGTGCTGTTTGAGAGAAAGGAGTTCCCTCAATACAAAGCGGGTATGCCTGTGGCTAGGAGGTGGTTGGCATTCAGGGGGACAAAGAAAGTGGACCAGAAGAGACTTAATCTTGATAACTTTCCTGCTGGTGGAGTGATATGGAGGCCTTATATGGACCACTATGTTCATCGTTCATTTGAACATGTCTCACTGTATAGTGGATTCATCAGGTTCAGCGGCTCAGTTTATCCATACCTACCTGAGCGTGTATCCAGGCAGTTTGGGATTGTGCAGTCCAAGCCTCGAGCTCCTCCATCAAAAGTTTCATGCGAGGATTGTGATGCTATGTGGATGGATTGGCGGAACCATACTATTAGAGGACGCTATGTTGATTACCCGCACGAGTGTGATACTGAGTACAATGACTGGTACAAACAACACTCACATCCTTTCATGATTCCTGAGGAGCTGAGAGTTGACCGTTGGTCATTTCTTGAG GGTCAGTTTGCTTTGCTGTCGACATACTCTACTGTTGCTATTGATCCAGAGACTGTTGGGGCACCCGCAGAGGGCACAGCCATGTGGGATGTAGTTCATACTATGCATTCCATTATTCAGAAGACATTGGAGGGACCGGAGGAGCCAAAGCAACGTAGAAAGAAGAGGAGTGCTAGCGGGGTTGGGACTTCAGCTGATTATGAGTGA
- the LOC130722345 gene encoding neutral ceramidase 1-like, which produces MEFPSFFHLNVWRACANMKVWTIVLLLLLLESDDVVCSGSDYLVGLGSYDITGPAADVNMMGYANMGQTTSGIHFRLLARAFIVAEKKGNRVVFVNLDACMAPEIVTIKVIERLKARYGDLYTEKNVAISGSHTHAGPGGYLQNIVYILTSFGFVRQSFDIIVDGIEKSIVQAHENLHPGSIFVNNGELLDAGINRSPSAYLNNPSAERSKYKYNVDKEMTLLKFVDDESGPVGSFNWFATHATSMSRTNSLISGDNKGAASRFMEDWFEQRDSGRVDSVELEDDGLPQRISNIISSLHDNRHELLELAASFQSPPGKPETRTCSIARRVRGSRRQVDKPRFVAAFCQSNSGDVSPNVLGAVCIDTGLPCNFNHSTCGGKNQLCYGQGPGYPDEFESTRIIGERQFRKAVDLFNAATEEIKGEVDFRHAYIDFSKLDVTISNQGPSEVVKTCPAAMGFAFGAGTIDGPGSFDFIQGDDKGSRFWKLIRNIVKTPSKEQVECHLPKPILLDTGEMWKPYEWAPSILPIQILRVGQFVILSVPGEFSTMAGRRLRDAVKTVLSSNRDFDNVHVVIAGLTNSYSQYVTTFEEYQVQRYEGASTLYGPHTLSAYIQEFKKLAKALINGEPVEPGPQPPNLLNKQISLLPPVLVDGTPFGASFGDVCSDVPQNSSFKTGDTVTASFWSACPRNDLMTEGTFALVEFLQEKDTWIPAYDDDDFCLRFKWSRPHILSTTSKATIEWRIPQGVTPGVYRIRHFGAAKRLFRSIQHFTGSSSAIVVA; this is translated from the exons ATGGAGTTTCCTTCATTTTTTCATTTGAATGTTTGGAGGGCATGTGCAAATATGAAAGTCTGGACCATTGTATTACTCCTGCTACTACTGGAGAGTGATGATGTTGTGTGTTCCGGTTCGGATTACTTGGTTGGTCTTGGAAGTTATGACATTACTGGCCCTGCTGCTGATGTGAACATGATGGGGTATGCTAACATGGGACAAACTACATCTGGAATTCACTTCAGGCTGCTGGCGCGCGCTTTCATTGTTGCGGAGAAAAAGGGCAACCGGGTCGTGTTTGTGAACCTCGATGCTTGTATGGCCCCGGAGATTGTGACAATCAAAGTAATTGAGAGGCTGAAAGCCAG ATATGGTGATTTGTATACTGAAAAGAATGTAGCCATTAGTGGAAGTCACACTCATGCTGGACCCGGGGGCTATCTACAAAATATTGTGTACATCTTAACATCTTTTGGATTTGTGCGTCAGTCCTTTGATATCATTGTTGATGGCATTGAGAAAAGCATTGTCCAGGCCCATGAAAATCTCCACCCAGGATCAATATTTGTTAATAATG GAGAACTCTTAGATGCTGGTATAAATCGCAGTCCCAGTGCTTATCTCAATAATCCTTCTGCAGAGAGAAGCAAATATAAGTATAATGTTGATAAAGAAATGACTCTTTTAAAGTTTGTTGATGATGAATCGGGACCTGTTGGAAGTTTCAATTGGTTTGCTACGCACGCGACATCAATGAGTCGTACAAACTCATTAATTAGCGGGGATAATAAAGGTGCTGCTTCACGTTTCATGGAAGATTGGTTTGAGCAAAGAGATTCTGGAAGGGTGGATTCTGTTGAGCTTGAGGATGATGGCTTGCCCCAAAGAATCTCAAATATAATTTCTAGCCTTCATGATAATC GCCATGAATTACTGGAACTTGCTGCTTCCTTCCAATCTCCTCCTGGTAAACCAGAAACTAGAACTTGTAGCATTGCTAGACGTGTGAGAGGTTCTCGAAGGCAGGTTGACAAGCCTAGATTTGTAGCTGCATTTTGCCAATCAAATTCTGGGGATGTTAGTCCAAATGTGCTTGGAGCTGTCTGTATTGACACTGGACTACCTTGTAACTTCAACCATAGTACATGTGGAGGGAAGAATCAATTATGCTATGGCCAAGGACCAGG TTATCCAGATGAATTTGAAAGTACCCGCATTATAGGGGAAAGACAATTTAGAAAAGCAGTGGATCTTTTCAATGCAGCGACTGAAGAGATTAAAGGGGAGGTCGATTTTCGACATGCCTATATTGATTTCTCCAAGCTTGACGTAACTATTTCTAATCAAGGACCTTCTGAGGTTGTAAAGACATGTCCTGCTGCAATGGGGTTTGCATTTGGTGCCGGAACAATAGATGGACCTGGATCTTTTGATTTTATTCAAGGTGATGACAAG GGCAGTCGTTTTTGGAAGCTGATCCGTAACATAGTTAAGACACCAAGCAAGGAACAAGTAGAGTGCCACCTCCCAAAGCCCATTTTGCTCGATACAGGTGAAATGTGGAAACCATATGAATGGGCT CCTTCAATACTTCCAATTCAAATCCTCCGAGTTGGGCAGTTTGTCATTCTTAGTGTACCAGGAG AATTCTCAACAATGGCTGGAAGGCGTCTTCGAGATGCAGTGAAGACAGTGCTAAGTAGCAACAGAGATTTTGATAATGTTCATGTTGTTATAGCTGGATTGACTAATTCGTATTCTCAGTACGTGACTACATTTGAAGAATACCAGGTGCAAAGATATGAG GGTGCTTCCACGCTATATGGCCCACACACACTGAGTGCATACATTCAGGAGTTTAAGAAGCTTGCAAAGGCTCTCATCAATGGCGAACCAGTAGAACCTGGTCCACAACCCCCTAATCTCTTGAACAAGCAAATAAGTTTACTCCCACCAGTTTTGGTGGACGGAACCCCTTTTGGGGCAAGTTTCGGGGATGTATGCTCTGATGTACCTCAGAACTCCAGTTTTAAGACCGGTGACACTGTGACTGCTTCGTTCTGGTCCGCGTGCCCTCGTAATGACCTTATGACTGAAGGCACCTTTGCCCTGGTGGAATTTCTTCAAGAAAAGGACACTTGGATTCCTgcttatgatgatgatgatttctgtTTGCGCTTTAAATGGTCAAGGCCTCACATACTCAGCACTACGAGTAAAGCAACCATAGAATGGAGGATACCACAGGGTGTAACTCCTGGTGTCTATAGAATAAGACATTTTGGCGCTGCAAAGCGCTTATTTAGATCAATTCAACACTTTACAGGTTCATCCAGTGCGATCGTAGTGGCATAA
- the LOC130726327 gene encoding proliferating cell nuclear antigen: MLELRLVQGSLLKKVLESIKELVNDANFDCSTTGFSLQAMDSSHVALVALLLRSEGFEHYRCDRNISMGMNLSNMSKMLKCAGNDDIITIKADDGSDTVTFMFESPTQDKISDFEMKLMDIDSEHLGIPEAEYHAIVRMPSAEFARICKDLSSIGDTVVISVTKEGVKFSTKGDIGTANIVCRQNTSVDKPEEATVIEMNEPVSLTFALRYMNSFTKATPLSSTVTISLSSELPVVVEYKIAEMGYVRFYLAPKIEEEEEETKPQV; this comes from the exons ATGTTGGAACTCCGTTTGGTTCAAGGTTCTCTGCTGAAGAAGGTTCTGGAGTCAATCAAGGAGCTGGTCAACGATGCCAACTTCGATTGCTCCACCACCGGATTCTCCCTCCAGGCCATGGACTCCAGCCACGTCGCACTGGTGGCGCTGCTGCTCCGTTCGGAGGGGTTTGAACACTACCGCTGTGACCGCAACATTTCCATGGGTATGAATCTCAGCAACATGTCTAAGATGCTCAAATGCGCTGGAAATGATGATATCATCACCATCAAGGCCGATGATGGCAGTGACACTGTCACCTTCATGTTTGAAAGCCCTA CACAAGACAAgatttctgattttgaaatgAAGCTGATGGACATTGATAGTGAGCACCTTGGGATTCCAGAGGCAGAATACCATGCCATTGTTAGGATGCCATCTGCTGAGTTTGCTAGGATCTGCAAAGATCTCAGTAGCATTGGTGACACTG TGGTCATTTCTGTTACCAAGGAAGGTGTGAAGTTTTCCACCAAAGGAGACATTGGGACTGCAAATATAGTCTGTAGGCAGAATACTTCTGTGGACAAG CCTGAAGAAGCCACAGTCATAGAGATGAATGAGCCTGTCTCATTGACCTTTGCTTTGCGATACATGAACTCATTCACAAAAGCAACACCATTATCTAGTACTGTCACCATTAGCCTGTCAAGTGAGCTTCCAGTTGTTGTTGAGTACAAGATTGCAGAGATGGGATATGTTCGGTTCTACTTGGCTCCCAAgatagaggaggaggaagaagagactAAACCTCAAGTTTAG
- the LOC130726891 gene encoding probable sugar phosphate/phosphate translocator At3g11320 yields the protein MKMASISGKVFTLGLISFWYASNIGVLLLNKYLLSNYGFRYPIFLTLCHMMACSILSYVAISWLKVVPMQTVRSRVQFVKISSLGLIFCLSVVGGNISLRYLPVSFNQAVGATTPFFTAVFAYLMTLKREGWLTYMSLVPVVAGVMIASGGEPSFHLFGFLMCIGATAARALKTVLQGVLLSSEAEKLNSMNLLMYMAPVAVAFLLPASIIMEEDVVGITIALARDDSKILWLLLFNSSLAYFVNLTNFLVTNHTSALTLQVLGNAKGAVAVVISILIFRNPVSVTGMFGYSLTVIGVILYSEAKKRSK from the exons ATGAAGATGGCATCAATCTCTGGAAAAGTGTTCACATTGGGGTTGATAAGCTTCTGGTATGCTTCCAACATTGGAGTTCTGCTATTGAACAAGTACCTGCTGAGCAACTATGGGTTCAGGTATCCAATTTTCCTCACCCTGTGCCACATGATGGCGTGCTCAATCCTCAGCTACGTTGCCATTTCATGGCTCAAAGTGGTGCCAATGCAGACGGTGCGGTCAAGGGTACAATTTGTGAAGATATCATCTTTGGGGCTCATTTTCTGCTTGTCTGTGGTAGGAGGGAACATCTCCCTCCGTTACCTCCCGGTGTCGTTCAACCAGGCTGTCGGCGCCACCACGCCTTTTTTCACGGCAGTGTTTGCTTATTTGATGACCCTTAAGAGGGAGGGTTGGCTCACATACATGAGTCTTGTCCCTGTTGTTGCTGGTGTTATGATTGCTAGTGGG GGAGAACCAAGTTTTCATCTATTTGGATTTTTAATGTGCATTGGTGCTACAGCAGCCAGGGCACTCAAAACAGTGCTTCAAGGGGTCTTGCTATCTTCTGAAGC GGAAAAGCTCAATTCTATGAACCTTCTCATGTACATGGCACCAGTGGCTGTTGCATTCCTTCTTCCAGCTTCAATTATTATGGAGGAAGATGTGGTTGGAATTACAATTGCACTTGCTAGAGACGATTCGAAGATTTTGTGGTTACTTCTCTTCAATTCTTCCCTGGCATATTTTGTCAACTTGACCAATTTTTTAGTTACAAACCACACCAGTGCATTAACACTTCAG GTCCTAGGAAATGCGAAAGGAGCTGTGGCAGTTGTTATATCCATTTTGATTTTTCGAAATCCTGTATCAGTTACTGGAATGTTTGGATATTCCCTCACAGTTATTGGAGTTATCCTGTATAGTGAAGCCAAGAAACGGAGTAAATGA
- the LOC130725276 gene encoding uncharacterized protein LOC130725276, translating into MEAGTSEVDNEHDGTIVVRVDLTKAFTTDKAFASHTDLIDWARCVGKENGYVVIVIRSDYGSAKRKPLITLGCERGGKYKPAAKVLKRSQTGTKKSDCPFRLRARPGGVDGRWKVIVHSGIHNHDSAETLQGHSFVGRLNPDEKVMVGSMIEKRVKPSDMLIALREKNPNNLTRIKQIYNEKQAYNRIKRGPFSEIQHLMKLLEGDKYAYWSRVEGGSNVIKSLFFAHPDSIHLFNEFPTVVLMDSTYKTNRYRIPLLEMVGVTSTNLTYSIAFAYMANERTDEVLWALNRLKGLIVKEENLPKVIVTDKDTVLMKVIEDVFPAARHLLCQFHVSKSVTGKLKTLIQSIETRVFITDIWNRLMHANSEADYLKEVAAMQVNACNLWPYLETNWFPLRHKFVKFEIDTCMHMGCTTTNRVEGAHSKLKKLLSDSLGDLVKAWTAVNKLLIMQHDKIKESYQLSIFVTEHTLNDVFYKDLRGFVSRAALHMIARERKQIGRPRVDGLYCGCAIRRTHGLPCACELQKLTFVPLLAVHAHWRKLNWDCSDPAIDPELGVSFESELEALKVKFDGSSAAVRKSIIDSIRMISFPERTSMCPPPKKVPTKGRQKGSSKKVTAKSIKVPSQRSTKRMASRWERIDVQYPGSWEGSNSTPNTSQRSTSRMKNQSLRPSMLRQIPEEFHPFIDSLVHVEGDGHCGFRCVAAMLDMGEDKWAIVRRTLI; encoded by the exons ATGGAAGCTGGAACTTCTGAGGTTGATAATGAACATGATGGCACAATTGTTGTTAGGGTGGATCTCACAAAGGCCTTTACTACTGATAAA GCTTTTGCATCCCACACTGATCTTATTGATTGGGCTCGCTGTGTAGGTAAAGAGAATGGTTATGTTGTTATTGTGATTAGGTCTGACTACGGATCTGCAAAAAGGAAGCCTTTGATAACATTGGGATGTGAACGTGGTGGGAAGTACAAACCAGCGGCTAAAGTGTTAAAACGCAGTCAAACTGGAACAAAAAAGTCTGATTGCCCTTTCAGGCTAAGAGCAAGGCCTGGTGGCGTTGATGGGCGATGGAAGGTGATAGTTCATTCTGGGATTCACAACCATGATTCAGCTGAAACATTACAAGGTCACTcttttgttggtcgtctaaatcCTGATGAAAAGGTCATGGTGGGAAGTATGATTGAGAAAAGGGTTAAGCCAAGCGACATGTTGATTGCACTAAGGGAGAAAAACCCCAACAATCTGACTCGAATCAAACAAATCTACAATGAGAAGCAAGCCTACAATAGGATTAAGAGGGGACCTTTTTCGGAGATTCAACACTTGATgaagttgttggaaggtgacaAATACGCATATTGGTCTAGGGTTGAGGGTGGTTCTAATGTGATTAAATCTCTGTTCTTTGCTCACCCTGATTCTATTCATCTTTTTAATGAATTTCCTACTGTGGTGCTTATGGACAGTACATACAAGACCAACAGGtacagaattcctttacttgaAATGGTTGGGGTGACATCAACTAATTTGACATACTCTATTGCCTTTGCTTACATGGCGAATGAGCGCACAGATGAGGTGTTATGGGCATTAAATAGGTTGAAAGGGTTGATTGTGAAGGAAGAAAATCTTCCTAAGGTAATTGTCACTGACAAGGACACTGTTTTAATGAAAGTCATTGAAGACGTGTTCCCCGCAGCTCGCCATTTGTTGTGCCAATTTCACGTTTCAAAGAGTGTGACCGGGAAGTTGAAGACACTTATTCAGTCGATAGAAACCCGTGTATTTATTACTGATATCTGGAATCGGTTGATGCATGCTAACAGTGAGGCTGACTACCTTAAGGAGGTTGCAGCGATGCAGGTGAATGCATGTAACTTATGGCCATACCTTGAAACCAATTGGTTTCCGTTGAGACATAAATTTGTGAAGTTCGAGATTGATACCTGCATGCATATGGGGTGCACAACAACAAACAG AGTTGAAGGTGCGCATTCAaagttgaagaagcttctttcaGATAGCCTAGGTGACTTGGTTAAAGCTTGGACTGCTGTCAACAAGCTTCTTATCATGCAGCATGACAAGATTAAAGAATCATACCAGCTCAGCATTTTTGTCACCGAGCATACTCTCAATGATGTGTTTTATAAGGATTTGCGAGGCTTTGTTTCTAGAGCAGCATTGCATATGATTGCTAGAGAGAGGAAACAAATCGGTAGGCCTCGTGTTGATGGTTTATATTGCGGTTGTGCGATTAGAAGAACCCATGGACTACCATGTGCCTGTGAACTTCAGAAGTTAACTTTTGTCCCATTACTTGCGGTACATGCCCATTGGAGGAAATTGAATTGGGATTGTTCAGACCCTGCCATTGATCCTGAGTTGGGCGTCAGTTTTGAGTCTGAACTTGAAGCTTTAAAAGTTAAATTTGACGGATCTTCTGCGGCAGTGAGGAAGTCCATCATTGATAGCATTAGAATGATTTCTTTCCCGGAAAGGACTTCCATGTGTCCTCCTCCAAAGAAGGTCCCAACTAAGGGTAGGCAAAAAGGCTCTTCGAAAAAGGTCACAGCAAAGAGTATCAAAGTACCTAGTCAGCGCTCTACAAAACGTATGGCGTCTCGTTGGGAGCGTATTGATGTACAATATCCGGGCTCTTGGGAAGGTAGCAACTCCACACCAAATACTAGTCAGCGCTCTACAAGCCGAATGAAGAATCAAAGCCTCCGCCCAAGCATGTTGAGACAAATCCCCGAAGAGTTTCATCCATTCATTGATTCCTTGGTTCATGTAGAGGGAGACGGACACTGCGGATTTAGATGTGTTGCTGCAATGTTGGATATGGGAGAAGACAAATGGGCGATTGTTCGTCGGACTCTGATCTAG
- the LOC130725275 gene encoding uncharacterized protein LOC130725275: protein MYCSIFGIAEANEIRCALHVTSDGPVGDDKWMTVPNMAYIISTAYKVVFMTLAISGCNTFFPLRGSADPPTLHKRIAVAFVNENHFIGVVLRDGHPMPLTAHMWTYHRRNEAKTWVDPYSARIDTYSAYLAAKHGGGDHSRIDLSED from the exons ATGTACTGTTCAATATTTGGGATAGCTGAGGCAAATGAGATACGTTGTGCTTTACATGTCACTTCAGACGGGCCAGTAGGAGACGATAAGTGGATGACCGTTCCTAATATGGCATACATTATATCCACAGCTTATAAAGTGGTGTTCATGACCCTTGCTATTAGTGGATGTAACACTTTCTTCCCATTGAGAGGAAGTGCAGACCCACCGACACTCCACAAACGCATTGCAGTTGCATTTGTTAATGAAAATCACTTTATTGGG GTTGTTCTTCGTGATGGGCACCCAATGCCGCTCACTGCTCACATGTGGACATATCATCGCAGGAATGAGGCCAAGACATGGGTTGATCCCTATTCTGCTCGAATCGACACTTATAGTGCATATCTTGCCGCTAAACATGGTGGTGGTGATCACTCAAGAATAGACCTTAGTGAGGATTAA